In the Paenibacillus sp. FSL H7-0357 genome, one interval contains:
- a CDS encoding alpha-amylase family glycosyl hydrolase, with amino-acid sequence MARKTARRLVSWLVIFSLCFSLFGLSGGASASDTDYTVTYTSSTATAVTLHWTTNNWTNVVDTAMARNGTTFTANINVPEGASLIYCYHITAPTDYWDSNGGKNWTVTIPVTGKYEAENAGLSGGAKVNTNHTGYSGTGFVDGYTASGAAATFSVQASSQAAYNATLRYANATGSAKNLSIYVNGIKVKQTTLPSLANWDTWGDQTETLSLQTGNNTVAYKYDSTDTGNINIDYVTVSPGATPSPTVTPTPTSTATPTSTATPTATATPTATATPTPTATPTATATATPTPTPTPTPTPTPTPTPTATVTPTPTAIAAGVTVHIKKPSSWNSAMRIHYWNLSPATVPTSGAWPGILMKSDGNDWYSYTIADAAGASLIFNDGSGKQTGDLSRSVKESWYYTDNVWYEANPEIPKIPVVSVSPAPKTYDSAQTVKLSSTNSGDKIYYTTDGSTPTTASALYTSPIQVASSLTIKAFAVNSLGQAGNVVSFAYVIDLNADFQAPTITANLPVGHSESQVTVSFTIKDNKAATTRAYYTDDGTEPSASSKAYISGNALTGLTGPSILISKTTTLKFLVIDGAGNQTTQSFVYNIGKSGDFREDSIYFVITSRFYDGDPSNNVHAWDDAKANNPDSDPAWRGDFKGLIQKLDYIKALGFSAIWITPVVENASGYDYHGYHPINFAKVDPRYESAGASYQELIHAAHAKGLKVIQDIVVNHTGNFGEENLFPMFKKDETKPDTVNNMLKITDKLPANYDSMTPDQQYQARLALMKTEGTNNNIYHTEKSLSWESYTVQTGQIAGDCVDLNTENPVVDQYLIDSYNQYIDMGVDAFRLDTVKHVSRYIFNKYFIPAWKTRGGSDFFIFGEVATRYRDVWNSGIPAISTPFYTWKSSKSYPGDNTNDYASNKASVEQEWADNSTTAGQPTSNNAFLIGNTYHAPDYSMKSGMDVIDFPMHWAFKSAQEAFSMKSGDQFYNDATWNVTYIDSHDYAPDQAPENQRFAGTQDTWAENLALMFTFRGIPAIFYGSEIEFKKGSVIDVGPNAPLSTTGRAYYGDHIEGNVTVQDYGRYTNATGTLADSLNYPLAKHIRQLNLIRRAVPALQKGQYSTENVTGNLAFKRRYTDNAKGIDSFALVTISGNATFTGIPNGTYVDAVTGDSKNVTNGTITLTCSGKGNARVYVLNGSGGIGVTGTYLK; translated from the coding sequence TTGGCACGAAAAACAGCTCGGAGATTAGTTTCATGGTTGGTTATTTTTTCGCTTTGCTTCAGCTTATTTGGCTTATCAGGAGGGGCCTCGGCCAGCGATACCGATTATACGGTCACCTATACAAGCTCTACAGCGACAGCTGTAACATTACACTGGACTACTAATAACTGGACGAATGTTGTGGACACGGCCATGGCCAGGAATGGGACCACATTTACGGCGAACATCAATGTGCCGGAGGGTGCCTCACTAATTTATTGTTATCATATTACGGCCCCGACAGATTACTGGGATAGCAATGGCGGGAAAAACTGGACGGTCACAATTCCGGTTACCGGGAAATACGAAGCAGAGAACGCAGGCTTGTCTGGAGGGGCGAAAGTAAATACAAACCACACCGGATATTCCGGGACCGGGTTTGTGGATGGATACACCGCCTCCGGAGCAGCTGCAACTTTCAGCGTCCAGGCGTCCAGTCAGGCCGCCTATAATGCCACTCTCCGCTATGCGAATGCAACGGGCAGCGCCAAAAACCTCTCCATTTATGTCAATGGAATAAAAGTAAAACAGACAACTTTGCCAAGCTTGGCCAATTGGGATACATGGGGCGACCAGACAGAAACGCTCTCCTTGCAGACCGGAAATAATACGGTTGCTTACAAATACGACTCCACTGACACTGGCAACATTAATATCGACTATGTGACCGTCTCGCCTGGAGCTACTCCGTCGCCTACCGTAACACCGACACCTACATCCACTGCAACACCTACATCCACTGCAACACCGACAGCAACTGCGACACCGACAGCAACAGCAACACCAACACCAACAGCAACACCGACAGCAACAGCTACCGCAACACCAACACCAACACCAACACCAACACCAACACCAACACCAACACCAACACCGACGGCAACCGTAACACCGACACCCACAGCTATCGCAGCCGGGGTAACGGTTCACATTAAGAAACCTTCAAGCTGGAATTCAGCGATGCGAATTCATTATTGGAATCTGAGTCCGGCAACCGTTCCAACAAGCGGGGCATGGCCGGGAATTCTGATGAAGTCGGATGGGAACGATTGGTACAGCTATACGATTGCTGATGCCGCGGGCGCGAGTCTGATTTTTAATGACGGCAGCGGCAAACAGACGGGCGATTTATCCCGCAGTGTGAAGGAGTCCTGGTATTACACGGATAACGTGTGGTATGAAGCCAACCCGGAAATCCCCAAAATTCCAGTGGTTTCAGTCTCTCCTGCACCGAAGACATACGATTCTGCCCAGACAGTGAAACTTTCCAGTACCAATAGCGGCGATAAAATTTACTATACAACAGACGGCTCAACACCTACGACAGCATCGGCCTTGTATACCTCGCCAATTCAGGTGGCTTCCTCTTTGACCATCAAGGCCTTTGCTGTGAACTCATTGGGTCAAGCAGGAAATGTAGTCTCTTTCGCTTATGTGATTGACTTAAATGCCGATTTTCAAGCCCCGACAATCACAGCGAATTTGCCTGTTGGGCATTCTGAGTCCCAGGTCACTGTATCCTTCACGATAAAAGATAACAAGGCAGCAACGACGAGGGCATACTACACAGATGATGGTACGGAACCATCCGCAAGTTCTAAAGCCTATATTTCAGGCAATGCACTGACCGGCTTGACTGGACCTTCCATACTTATTTCCAAAACCACCACATTGAAGTTTCTTGTGATAGACGGCGCCGGTAATCAAACCACGCAAAGCTTTGTCTATAACATTGGAAAGTCGGGAGATTTCCGGGAAGACAGCATTTATTTCGTGATCACTTCGCGGTTCTATGATGGCGATCCGAGCAACAACGTGCACGCATGGGATGATGCCAAGGCGAATAATCCGGATTCGGACCCGGCCTGGAGAGGCGATTTCAAGGGCCTGATTCAAAAGCTCGATTACATCAAAGCTCTCGGATTCAGTGCCATCTGGATTACACCTGTTGTGGAGAATGCGAGCGGTTATGATTATCATGGTTATCACCCGATCAATTTTGCCAAAGTAGACCCAAGGTATGAATCGGCAGGCGCTTCCTATCAGGAGCTGATCCATGCGGCCCATGCCAAAGGGTTGAAGGTTATTCAGGATATCGTCGTTAATCATACCGGTAATTTCGGTGAAGAGAATCTGTTCCCCATGTTCAAGAAAGATGAGACCAAGCCGGACACCGTTAACAACATGCTCAAAATAACCGATAAGCTGCCGGCAAACTATGATTCCATGACACCCGATCAGCAATATCAGGCAAGACTTGCCTTAATGAAGACAGAGGGGACGAATAATAACATTTACCATACGGAGAAAAGTCTTTCCTGGGAATCTTACACCGTACAGACAGGACAGATTGCCGGAGACTGCGTCGACCTCAACACGGAAAATCCTGTAGTTGACCAGTATTTGATAGACTCCTATAACCAATATATTGATATGGGTGTAGATGCTTTCCGTCTCGATACAGTGAAGCACGTGAGCCGGTATATTTTTAATAAATACTTTATTCCTGCCTGGAAGACAAGAGGCGGCTCGGACTTCTTTATCTTTGGTGAAGTGGCCACCCGCTACAGAGATGTATGGAACAGCGGGATTCCGGCAATTTCGACACCATTTTATACCTGGAAATCTTCGAAATCGTATCCGGGCGATAACACAAATGATTACGCTTCCAATAAAGCGTCGGTTGAACAGGAGTGGGCAGATAACTCGACTACAGCAGGACAGCCTACCTCAAACAATGCTTTCCTGATCGGCAATACCTATCATGCGCCTGATTATTCCATGAAATCGGGTATGGATGTGATTGATTTCCCTATGCATTGGGCCTTCAAGTCAGCACAGGAAGCATTCAGTATGAAAAGCGGTGACCAATTCTATAACGATGCAACCTGGAATGTGACCTACATCGACTCTCATGACTATGCTCCCGACCAGGCTCCGGAAAATCAGCGCTTTGCTGGTACACAGGACACTTGGGCTGAGAATCTCGCTCTGATGTTCACTTTCCGGGGAATCCCCGCCATCTTCTATGGCTCTGAAATTGAATTCAAAAAGGGGTCCGTTATTGATGTAGGTCCAAACGCACCGCTCAGCACAACAGGCCGCGCTTACTACGGTGACCATATTGAAGGCAATGTAACAGTACAAGATTACGGCAGATATACCAATGCTACCGGCACACTTGCGGACTCGCTCAACTACCCTCTGGCCAAACATATCAGACAGCTCAATCTAATCAGAAGAGCGGTTCCTGCTTTGCAGAAAGGTCAGTATTCTACAGAGAATGTAACGGGCAACCTGGCGTTTAAGAGAAGATATACTGACAACGCCAAAGGCATTGACAGCTTTGCATTGGTTACGATTTCGGGCAATGCCACTTTTACCGGAATTCCGAACGGAACTTACGTGGATGCGGTGACCGGCGATTCGAAAAATGTAACCAACGGCACAATTACACTGACATGCTCCGGTAAAGGAAATGCGAGAGTGTATGTGTTAAACGGCAGCGGCGGAATTGGAGTGACGGGTACCTACCTGAAGTAA